The genomic interval GAAGTAATAATATCTTCAATTTTCACAAGAACGCACCTACTACGATGACGGTGAGAGGCTGTGAATCTTGAtacctaattatatatatatatataaaatcgaGACTCTTCAGCTGTGCTTCGTCTTGAGAAGAACATGAGCAGCACGCTGATGCACCGCCGCCGCCGCTACTTTTTCATGCTTTGCTGGCTCACGAGCCATGCCTTGTGTTCTACGGAAGCAGTAAAAGTGGTCTCCGAGGGGTGCTCACCGGCGGAGAGGGACGCCCTCTTGCTGCTGAAAGCTGGGATCCGCAACTCTTCCGCCCTCCTCTCTTCGTGGGCGGCCCAAGCAGACTGCTGCGCGTGGAGCGGCGTGGTGTGCCGCAACAGAACCGGCGACGTCCGTGTGGCGGAGCTCAACCTCCAGAACCCAAACGCAGAGCAAACCAACGAGTACGACACGGCTCTGAGTGGTGAGTTGCTGAACCCATCCCTGTCGTCCTTAACTGCTTTGCGAAGCTTGAATCTCAGTTACAACGACCTGGGCGGCGCTCCCATCCCGGCTTTCGTCGGCTCCCTCCGCCAACTGAGGGTCCTCGACCTGCGCTGGTGCAACTTCGCCGGAAACCTCCCTCCTCATCTCGGCAACCTGACAAACCTTCGCTACCTCGACCTGAAGTCGAATTCTTTTCTCCAGGACCGTCCCAGAGTCGACAGCAGCCTGGACTGGCTCAAGGGCCTTTCTTCTTTGACCTATCTCGACATGTCCGACGTGGACCTCAGCGCCGCCGCCTACAATTGGGTGTCGACGATCAACTCGCTGCCTGCCCTGCGACAACTCAAACTGTTCCTTTGCAACCTCGACGTCCCTCCTTCTCTCGACCTCGAACTCAACCTCACTTCTCTTACCACACTCGACCTCAGTCTCAACAGATTCCACTCCACTTTCCCGAACTGGCTGTGGAATCTCACCGGCCTCCTGTCTCTTCAGCTCGGTTATTCAGGGCTTCAAGGTCAACTGCCCCCTGAAATCGGCAACTTGATCAACCTCGTGAACCTTGACCTTTCTCTGAACTCGCTGCACGGCCCTCTACCTACCTCAATATGGAAACTGAAGAATCTAGCAAATCTCGACCTGAGCTTCAACTTTCTCGGAGATTCTTTGCCGGCGGGGATTATGAACCTATCGAGCTTATCGACACTGAACCTTGCTAATTGTTCGCTCACTGGTCCGATACCCACCGAGTTAGGCAATTTGACTACTCTAAAGTATCTCTACCTCGACCTTAATTCACTTTCCGGACGAGTACCGGTGGAGATCGGGAAGCTCCTCGATCTCGCTCAGCTAGACCTCTCTGCTAATTCCCTCCGAGGTAACATCTCTGAGTTCCACATCTCCAACCTGACCAAATTAAAGTGCCTGTTCCTGTTCGATAACCCCCTCCTAACCGTGTCGATAGACTACGACTGGATCCCTCCTTTTCAACTTCATGTCGTTGACTTTAGTTCATGTGTGTCGGGTGGTAGATTTCCCGGCTGGCTCCGTTGGCAACATTCCATCAAGAGTATCAATCTGTACAATACCGGCATCGAGGACACCCTGCCTGAATGGTTTTGGAACTCTTCTTCTTCCACTATTTTAGCCGTTGACTTCTCCCGCAACAAAATTAGTGGTGCTCTACCGACTTCCTTGGAGAGTTTGACCCAACTATATTACCTAAATCTCGCTTCGAATCTACTCGAAGGTCCAATTCCTCATTTTCCACCGAGCCTCTCTTTGTTAGActtatcttttaatttattttcaggGCCACTGCCATCTACTTTATTCACACCGCATTTATCTTACTTGATCCTCTCGCATAACCATATTAATGGAAGAATTCCCTCTGATGTGTGTTATTGTATGCGGCTGGAGCGCTTCAACTTATCGAACAACCAAATATTCGGAGAAATTCCTGGATGTTGGCCGGAGGGCTCACTCCTCAGCTTCGTGCATTTGGGAAACAATATGCTCTCTGGTGAAATTCCTAGCTCGGTTGGCAATTTGACTCGACTCGAGTTCTTGCACTTGAATGATAATAATCTAAGTGGGCGTCTTCCATTCTCATTGCAAAAGTGCAGTCAGTTATTAGTTGTGGATCTCGGCGATAACAAATTCTCTGGAAATGTTCCTGTGTGGATCGGGCAAAGTTGGCTGCAATTGCGTGCTCTTCGATTACGCTCAAATATGTTTGATGGTGATATTGCTCCACAACTCGGGCAACTAAGGGATCTTCAAATTGTTGACCTCTCAAACAATACATTGTCGGGGCCGATACCGGATTCTTTTGGCAATTTCAGTGCATTGATTTCGACATCGGCAAGACCACTCCCTCCATTTTTCACAATGTTTGTCGGAAACGGAGATTATGAGGGAATTGAAAGCATGGCTTTGGTTACGAAAGGAGATCAACTTATATTTTCTACTATTCTTTATCTTGTGAAGACTATAGATCTTTCAAGCAATAATTTATCGGGTGAGATCCCTAAAGAATTAGGATATCTTGCTGGGCTTCATACTTTAAATTTATCGAGAAACTACTTTAGAGGCGAGATTCCAGATGACATTGGAAGAATGACTTCATTGGAGACTCTAGATTTGTCACTTAATCGTCTTTCTGGACGTATTCCTCAAGCTATGTCGGAATTGAATTATCTAAACCACTTAAACTTGTCATATAACAACTTGTCAGGAGAAATTCCCTTCGGAAATCAGCTTCAAACGTTAGATGATGCATCCATTTATATCAGCAATCCTTATCTTTGTGGAGTCTTAATAAACAAGAGTTGCTTCAATGGAAACAATATCAATGCGTCAAGTGAAGAATATGGAATGGCCTCTCAAATGCTATCGATCTACTTGAGCCATGCACTTGGATTTTTGATTGGATTGTGGAGTGTGTTTGTCCTTTTGCTATTCCAGAAAGATTGGAGAAACTCTTACTTTAAAATGATCGATAAAGGTTATGCGGCGACCAAGAGAAAAATGAGGAATTAGATGTTCTAAAAAAGTCGATAATCAATGTAGTAATAGTaagaagatatttttttttgactTTAGAATTATGAACTTACATTGCAAGACATGTACTATGTCGAGCCATCTGCTCGAGATACTTTGCGATTGAAACAATGTTGAGGTTGTGATGCTAGTGTCAGCTATGCCCATTTTATATAAAACCATTTTTTATTGTTCCTTCCTTCCCTGCTGAAAGCCAACCGAACAATATCCGTTTTCCCTTTCGATCTTGAGATTTATAAACATCAATTCTCGCAAAGTTGTCATGAATAAACAAGCCAAGCCGAGTTTAAGTTTTGGAGTGTTTAAGTTTGTTGATAAGGTAATCGAGCTAAGTTAAATCTAAAATGAATCAAACTATTGAAATGATTATtcaaacttggtttgatttattttttatgagcttgagcatGATTCAAATTTAGCTGAAGTTTagtttatttagatgttatcgaactccTAATTTAAGTTTTGGTGATTGAACTTGATAATTGAAGCTTATATGTTAATTTTAATAGTTTATtatttattcatgaatattaactAACTGAACAGATATgtgttcaattttatttttttagtttaatgagttgttcatgaacattaacgagctaaacacatatgtgttcaaacttgtttaattagttatttaagcttatttatttaattgatcttgtatatattgaatgaacataaacaaattCTTATCAAATTAAATATCATATTACAATTTATTTGTAaccatttaatttatttatagctCTATTCGTAATTATGGTAACTACCTAGAGAAGCACACTGTCTCCAACAGCCATGGCTGAACATGGTGACATATCTTTTGCTACTGAGGAAGTGAAAACGTAACATTAGCTATAAGAGGATATCTTTTATTCTATTCTTTATTTCGCGAAGAATGGTCTCAATCCCTGATGCTCAGTTTACTTGTACGGACGAAAGTGTAAGGGAATGGAATCAGCTGTGGAAAAATATCCCTACGAggagaagagaaaataaaataatctcATGGGGAGAGAAAGCGAAGAGAAAAGAATCCATGGGAAGGAAGGGAGGAAGACGACGAAATGGGaattaagaaaggaggaagaaggcgacaTGGAAGAGAAACTCAGGAAGAAGGCCCGGCACGCCGTCGTGCTCGCAGGCAGCCTTTGCTCGTGAGGCATATGAAGAACAACGGAAGCCCCATGAGATTCATATTTTGTGCTGCCCGTTAGTTGCCAACCCATTCCCAATCCCCGCTGTGCCGCCTTTATTAGTACGTGCATTCTTTGATAAATTAGTATGTCGGTAAAGAGACAATATTTATAGGACATTTGATATGAATCTAAATTCTTGCAAGTTAATTCTTAGTTTTCGGAATTTTCCATTTGCTGCGGTGGTAGAAAGAAATAAGCAAGATGATCACGGCAGCAAACCGTCAGGGTTGTCACACCCCATCGATGCCTGCACTGCCGAACTTGGCTTTCCGTATTTCCCTAACTCTACCTCAACACTAGTGCCGCAGTCTACAACTACAAGTCTCACGGCGATCCCTGGAGTTTGGGCTTCATGTTGTTCTTGTTGGAACTaatagatgaaaaaaaaaaatagaacagaGAATAATTCTTTCATTATTGATATTTACTAAAAccaatagacttatttatacaagttgtctaaacaataatggaaagattaaatatgacatacaagTTATAAgcataacaataaatataatatatttggaagtattattttttactatttgaTTCATATCGATTTTGATTATGATGCTGATCTTGATTGTAatctcaaatataataaatctcaattaattGAAATCAATTCGAGATTATTTTCTATTATCATTATTACCCCCGACAAACTCAATGAGAGTATCTGaacgttgagtttgagtgctaacttggtgaaacgttgtctggataatGGCTTGGTAAATATATCAATAATTTGATCTTCAGTAGAGATGTAAGAAATTAAAAGTTGTAGAGTCGTCACACGCTcacgaacaaaataaaaattaatctctacatgcttggtacgagcatgaaaaacAGGATTTACCGCAAGATaggttgctccaatattatcacactaGATTTTAAACGTAGTAGTTGGGGAAAAGTATAATTCAGAAAGAAGAtattgtagccaaataatttctgacgccGCATTagctataactttatattcagTTTCAGAACTTGAGCGAGAGACTGTAAGTTGCTTTTTAGAAAGCTAGGAAATAAAATTTTACCCAAGAAATATGACATATCTACTAGTAGAACGTCTATCTTCGAGAGATCCAGCCCAATCTACATCACTGTAGGCAATCAACTCTCGTGAGaactgacgatataaaagaaaacCATGTAGAATAGTGTCTTTGAGATATcaaagaattctcttaacaccttcccaatgaTGTTCAATAGGAGCATACATAAATTGACAAGTACGATTCACAGCGAAAGCAATATCGGGTCGTATAATGGTAACATATTGTAGGGCAACAACAATACTTTGGCAGATCTGAGGGTTAGACATTGAAGAGGATGATGAAGGTGCAGTGAAACGACCTTCAATGATTGGTATGGAGATAGGAAGTGCATCATCTATTTTAGCTCGTTATAGAAATTTAGTAATATATTTGCTttgagagagaagacaaccttcagaatgtgagagaaacttTATGCTAAGGAAAAAACAAGCATTGCCAAGATCCTGAATATGAAACTCTTGATGAAGAAGATGGAGTAAAGTAGTTATGCCGTTTTGATCACTActagttattaatatatcatccagataaatcagaataaatattgaaaatttcTTATTATATTTGTAGAATAAAGAAGAGTCAGTTTTTGAACAAGAAAATCCCTGAgtatgaagccaggtagatagacgatgaaaccatgcacgaggtgcttgtcgaagaccatatatagatTTCTGAAGTTGATCCACATGTGTTGGAAGTTTCGGGTGGATGAATCTAGGTGATTGATCTATATAAACAATTTCTTCAAGGTGTTCATGAAGGAAAGcattggaaacatctaattgTCGTATTAGCCAATTGGAGCTAACAACTATAGATAGTAGTAATCTGATaattgtaattttgatgactggactaaaattatcattgaagtcaatacctggttgttgatTAAAGCCTTTAGCAATAAGGCGAGCTTTGTAACGTTTAATAGATCCAAATGCACGATACTTAATTCGATAAATCCATTTGGAGCCCACAATATTTATAGATGGAGTACGAGGAACTAAACTCCAGGTTGCATTGCGAAGAAGAACATCAAATTTTGTAATCATCACTGCACACCAATTTAGATCTTTGACTACTTATTTAAAGTTAGAAGgtttaataaaatttgaaaaagcaATAAAAGCACGTGGAAGGGGATAACGAGTGGAAACTGGTTGACATCATGCATAAATTTCGCTTAGAGGAAGCATTCGCTGAGGAGtatcatcatcagagctactCGGAGATGAGTGGTTAGACGGATGAGAATCAGAATTGGAGAGTCGATCACCACTAGCCGCTGAGTCTACAGGAATATATGGAGATGGAGTAGGATTCAAGATACTATCCCTCCTTGTACTTTCAATATGTCCTGATGAATCAATATATGGGGATTCTAGTATAGTACTCTGTTATATTATATAGGTGCCTTGATTATCTAAAGGAGGATCTGAGGTAGCAACTACAAATGGAAAAAGAGATTCATCA from Zingiber officinale cultivar Zhangliang chromosome 6B, Zo_v1.1, whole genome shotgun sequence carries:
- the LOC121988362 gene encoding receptor-like protein EIX2: MSSTLMHRRRRYFFMLCWLTSHALCSTEAVKVVSEGCSPAERDALLLLKAGIRNSSALLSSWAAQADCCAWSGVVCRNRTGDVRVAELNLQNPNAEQTNEYDTALSGELLNPSLSSLTALRSLNLSYNDLGGAPIPAFVGSLRQLRVLDLRWCNFAGNLPPHLGNLTNLRYLDLKSNSFLQDRPRVDSSLDWLKGLSSLTYLDMSDVDLSAAAYNWVSTINSLPALRQLKLFLCNLDVPPSLDLELNLTSLTTLDLSLNRFHSTFPNWLWNLTGLLSLQLGYSGLQGQLPPEIGNLINLVNLDLSLNSLHGPLPTSIWKLKNLANLDLSFNFLGDSLPAGIMNLSSLSTLNLANCSLTGPIPTELGNLTTLKYLYLDLNSLSGRVPVEIGKLLDLAQLDLSANSLRGNISEFHISNLTKLKCLFLFDNPLLTVSIDYDWIPPFQLHVVDFSSCVSGGRFPGWLRWQHSIKSINLYNTGIEDTLPEWFWNSSSSTILAVDFSRNKISGALPTSLESLTQLYYLNLASNLLEGPIPHFPPSLSLLDLSFNLFSGPLPSTLFTPHLSYLILSHNHINGRIPSDVCYCMRLERFNLSNNQIFGEIPGCWPEGSLLSFVHLGNNMLSGEIPSSVGNLTRLEFLHLNDNNLSGRLPFSLQKCSQLLVVDLGDNKFSGNVPVWIGQSWLQLRALRLRSNMFDGDIAPQLGQLRDLQIVDLSNNTLSGPIPDSFGNFSALISTSARPLPPFFTMFVGNGDYEGIESMALVTKGDQLIFSTILYLVKTIDLSSNNLSGEIPKELGYLAGLHTLNLSRNYFRGEIPDDIGRMTSLETLDLSLNRLSGRIPQAMSELNYLNHLNLSYNNLSGEIPFGNQLQTLDDASIYISNPYLCGVLINKSCFNGNNINASSEEYGMASQMLSIYLSHALGFLIGLWSVFVLLLFQKDWRNSYFKMIDKGYAATKRKMRN